From one Geoalkalibacter halelectricus genomic stretch:
- a CDS encoding PAS domain S-box protein → MNEPNIARCAADAEQQRSEFFECMDRINRVIHQSDDVEQMLWRVLESAFGMFGCDRIWLFYPCDPEAPTYRIPVEITRPEYPGAHALDVEVPMKPMGDRFCAKVLAADGPVVFGPATDPPIFPELSEQFGVRSQLSMALYPRVGKPWMLGMHQCSHARDWSDAEQRLFEGLGRRIAEGLSTLLLLRDLRQSQERLDLAVTGSREGLWDWPDLDQDAMWWSPRVYEMFGYRPDELKPAQSTLVALASPEDQARFWPTFQAFLNSDESVYDFQFRARSKAGEELWIGSRGRLVRDSKGRPLRMSGAFEDITQRRRVEDELESYRLQLERLVDERTAELQRANDQLKRANRELEHAGQELRHSEERLRLFIKHAPAALAMFDRDMCYLAASHRWKSDFGLGDRDLIGLWEYEVFPDLPDHWKEANDRALAGEVTKVDEDRYERPDGSVQWLRWEARPWHDAVGGIGGIVVACEDITAIKIAEQARRDSESQLQILFEKSPLSIVLVDPADMHFVRFNEKAHTSLGYSREEFARLRVFDLDNRYSAEEIRAILPKLQNSDWHQFESTARTAAGDTRDFQITGQVVEIGGKLLLLQILEDISERKAMERELRQAKDSAEEASRAKSDFLATMSHEIRTPLTVVMAGIEHLLHNAADPQQKAVLEMVDNSAERLHILIEDILDFSRIEARRLEIHREPFNVRDCLDKTLEMFRMQARDKGLELATEISPDVPDTFCGDADRLAQVLINLVGNAVKFTPAGRISVRVGRDARNLLIHVEDTGIGIAQDQLGRLFESFSQLDSSLTRKYGGTGLGLAISKSLAELMGGSLSVSSEQGKGSTFSLTLPLQAAPGEGESAPCTEAVSVVEPSPALILLVDDDPQVRKLVGLILGGGNWQVTTVSSGAEAVERVLEQRFDLVLMDLQMSGMDGLEATRIIREAEAKSGAHTPIVALTAHARVDYKEQCLAAGMDDFLSKPVSKQKLRGMLEKHLRDSVEDASSLSCGR, encoded by the coding sequence ATGAATGAGCCAAATATAGCTAGATGTGCCGCCGATGCTGAGCAACAGCGTAGCGAGTTTTTCGAGTGCATGGACCGCATCAACCGGGTGATCCATCAATCCGATGATGTAGAACAAATGTTGTGGCGGGTGCTTGAGAGCGCTTTCGGTATGTTCGGCTGTGACCGCATCTGGCTTTTTTATCCTTGCGACCCCGAGGCGCCCACCTATCGCATTCCGGTCGAAATCACCCGCCCCGAGTACCCCGGTGCCCACGCACTTGATGTCGAGGTTCCCATGAAGCCCATGGGCGATCGCTTCTGCGCCAAGGTTTTGGCCGCCGACGGTCCGGTGGTGTTCGGCCCCGCGACCGATCCGCCGATCTTCCCCGAACTCTCGGAGCAGTTCGGGGTGCGCTCGCAGCTGTCCATGGCTCTCTATCCCCGGGTGGGCAAACCCTGGATGCTGGGCATGCATCAGTGCTCTCACGCCAGGGACTGGAGCGATGCGGAGCAACGCCTGTTCGAGGGCCTCGGCCGACGTATCGCCGAGGGCCTGAGCACCCTGCTGTTGCTGCGCGATCTGCGCCAGAGCCAGGAGCGTCTGGATTTGGCCGTCACGGGTTCGCGCGAGGGCCTCTGGGACTGGCCAGATCTGGATCAGGACGCCATGTGGTGGTCACCCCGGGTTTATGAGATGTTCGGTTATCGGCCCGACGAACTTAAGCCCGCGCAAAGCACCCTGGTCGCCCTGGCGTCCCCTGAGGATCAGGCACGTTTTTGGCCCACCTTTCAGGCGTTTTTGAACTCCGACGAGTCGGTCTATGACTTCCAGTTCCGGGCGCGGAGCAAAGCGGGTGAAGAGTTGTGGATCGGCTCGCGCGGCCGTCTGGTGCGCGATTCAAAGGGTCGACCGCTACGCATGTCCGGAGCCTTCGAGGACATCACCCAGCGCCGGCGCGTTGAAGATGAGTTGGAATCCTATCGTCTACAGCTCGAACGTCTCGTGGATGAGCGCACCGCCGAATTGCAGCGCGCCAATGACCAGCTCAAGCGCGCCAACCGCGAACTCGAGCACGCCGGCCAAGAATTGCGCCACAGCGAGGAGCGCCTGCGGCTATTCATCAAGCATGCCCCCGCCGCCTTGGCCATGTTCGATCGCGATATGTGCTATCTGGCCGCCAGCCATCGCTGGAAAAGTGATTTCGGCCTGGGGGACCGCGATCTCATCGGGCTTTGGGAATATGAGGTCTTTCCCGACTTGCCCGACCACTGGAAAGAGGCGAATGATCGCGCCTTGGCCGGTGAGGTGACCAAGGTTGATGAGGATCGCTATGAGCGCCCCGACGGATCGGTGCAATGGCTGCGCTGGGAAGCGCGCCCCTGGCACGATGCCGTCGGCGGGATCGGTGGCATCGTCGTGGCCTGCGAGGACATCACCGCCATCAAGATCGCGGAGCAGGCCCGACGCGACAGCGAGTCCCAACTGCAAATCCTCTTCGAAAAATCGCCCTTGAGCATCGTGCTGGTCGACCCGGCGGACATGCACTTTGTGCGCTTCAACGAGAAGGCCCATACCTCCTTGGGCTATTCCCGGGAGGAGTTCGCGCGGCTGCGCGTCTTTGATCTCGACAACCGCTACTCCGCCGAGGAAATCCGCGCCATCTTGCCCAAGTTGCAAAATAGTGACTGGCACCAGTTCGAATCCACGGCGCGCACCGCGGCGGGTGACACGCGCGATTTCCAAATCACCGGGCAGGTGGTCGAGATCGGCGGCAAGCTATTGCTGCTGCAGATTCTTGAGGATATTTCCGAGCGCAAGGCCATGGAGCGCGAGCTGCGGCAGGCCAAGGACTCGGCCGAAGAGGCCAGCCGCGCCAAAAGCGATTTCCTCGCCACCATGAGCCATGAGATCCGCACCCCATTGACGGTGGTCATGGCCGGCATTGAACATCTGCTGCACAATGCCGCGGACCCCCAACAAAAGGCCGTCCTGGAGATGGTCGACAATTCCGCCGAGCGGCTGCACATCCTCATCGAAGACATCCTCGATTTCTCCCGGATAGAGGCCCGGCGTCTCGAAATCCACCGAGAACCCTTCAATGTGCGTGATTGTCTTGACAAGACCCTGGAAATGTTTCGCATGCAGGCACGAGACAAAGGGCTTGAGCTGGCAACCGAAATTTCTCCGGATGTTCCCGACACCTTTTGCGGCGATGCCGACCGCCTGGCGCAGGTGCTGATCAATCTGGTTGGCAACGCCGTGAAATTCACTCCCGCGGGACGGATCTCCGTGCGTGTCGGCAGGGATGCGCGAAACCTGTTGATCCATGTCGAAGATACGGGTATCGGCATCGCCCAGGATCAATTAGGACGCCTTTTTGAGAGTTTCAGTCAGCTTGACAGTTCTCTTACCCGCAAGTACGGCGGCACCGGGCTGGGGCTGGCCATCAGCAAGTCGCTGGCGGAGTTGATGGGAGGCAGCCTTTCGGTCTCAAGCGAGCAGGGCAAGGGCAGCACATTTTCTTTGACGCTGCCTTTGCAAGCGGCCCCCGGAGAAGGGGAATCGGCACCTTGCACGGAGGCTGTGTCGGTTGTCGAACCCTCACCCGCTCTGATTCTGCTCGTGGATGACGATCCTCAGGTGCGCAAGCTGGTCGGTTTGATCCTCGGGGGCGGCAACTGGCAGGTGACGACCGTGTCAAGCGGCGCCGAGGCCGTTGAGAGGGTTTTGGAACAACGGTTTGACCTGGTTCTGATGGATCTGCAGATGTCCGGCATGGACGGCCTGGAAGCAACGCGCATTATTCGCGAGGCTGAAGCAAAAAGCGGCGCGCATACCCCGATTGTCGCCCTGACCGCCCATGCCCGCGTCGATTACAAGGAGCAGTGCCTGGCGGCGGGCATGGATGACTTTCTCAGCAAGCCGGTGAGCAAGCAAAAACTTCGCGGTATGCTTGAAAAACACCTTCGCGACAGCGTCGAGGATGCGAGTTCCCTCTCTTGTGGTAGATAG
- a CDS encoding MgtC/SapB family protein — MFSSPYLFGSYELAVLLKILLAAVGGGLIGIERERHGRPAGLRTHLLVAVGACLMMIVSESFYLKYGGLEAEMTATRLDPARVAAQIVTGIGFIGAGVIIKEGLAVRGLTTAASLWLVAGLGMAFGAGLIWPGMVATAVALFGLVVLKRFEPSIPKDRYLHLTLTTDRVPDVYPEIERTLCEKKMIIRALGSTIDLESQTTVYRLTLTQHGTRVSRDLASILSELPGIRKITFD; from the coding sequence ATGTTTTCTTCTCCCTATCTTTTTGGCAGTTATGAGCTGGCCGTGCTGCTCAAGATCCTGTTGGCGGCGGTCGGCGGCGGGCTGATCGGCATCGAGCGCGAACGGCACGGTCGCCCCGCGGGGCTGCGCACGCATCTGCTGGTGGCCGTGGGCGCCTGCCTGATGATGATCGTCTCTGAATCCTTTTACCTCAAATACGGAGGGCTGGAAGCAGAGATGACCGCGACCCGACTCGATCCGGCGCGCGTGGCGGCGCAGATCGTCACGGGGATCGGTTTTATCGGCGCCGGGGTCATCATCAAGGAAGGGCTCGCGGTGCGCGGCCTGACCACCGCCGCTTCCCTGTGGCTGGTGGCCGGCCTCGGCATGGCCTTCGGCGCGGGACTGATCTGGCCGGGAATGGTGGCAACCGCTGTTGCGCTGTTCGGGCTCGTAGTTCTTAAACGGTTTGAGCCTAGCATCCCCAAGGATCGTTATCTTCATTTGACCCTGACCACCGACAGGGTTCCCGATGTCTACCCCGAAATCGAGAGAACTCTTTGCGAAAAAAAAATGATAATTCGCGCACTCGGTTCGACGATTGATCTCGAGAGTCAAACGACCGTTTACCGCTTAACCCTCACTCAGCACGGCACGCGAGTTAGCAGGGATCTGGCTTCCATCCTTTCCGAACTACCAGGCATCCGAAAAATAACCTTCGATTAA
- a CDS encoding 4Fe-4S dicluster domain-containing protein translates to MAHLTARSSYARLTERLNRFPQGAPPSELLEQILAVLFRPEEAELVARLPLRPFSADQAARAWDMPAARAQVLLEQMAERGLLVDMQQRGQMHYVLPPPMAGFFEFALMRVRDDLDQGLLSRLFEQYISVEDDFVRALFSGGETQFGRVLVGEDVLSSAQALHVLDYERAEAIIDAATHIGIGLCYCRHKRTHQGRACAAEMDICMTFNGVAASLIRHGQVRPVERGECKELLHKAREQNLAQFAENVQQGVNFICNCCPCCCEAMLAHQRFGPEHPIHTSNFIAAVGENCSGCGRCLPVCPARIISLETDQPGGYGRKRAVIDQDACLGCGVCARVCRLKALHMSPRAQRVITPVNAVHKTVLMAIERGTLQHLIFDNQVLRSHRALAALLGAILKLSPAKRALAGSQLGSRYLERLCARIDILRDESSSSHKSA, encoded by the coding sequence ATGGCCCATCTGACCGCCCGCTCCTCCTACGCACGCCTCACCGAGCGGCTCAATCGCTTTCCCCAGGGTGCTCCACCCTCGGAACTGCTGGAACAGATTTTGGCCGTGCTGTTCCGTCCCGAAGAAGCCGAGCTGGTGGCCCGGCTGCCCTTGCGGCCCTTTTCCGCGGACCAGGCGGCAAGGGCCTGGGATATGCCGGCGGCGCGGGCACAGGTGCTGCTGGAACAAATGGCGGAACGCGGGCTGCTGGTGGACATGCAACAGCGCGGGCAGATGCATTACGTTCTGCCGCCACCCATGGCGGGCTTTTTCGAGTTCGCCCTCATGCGCGTGCGTGATGATCTCGACCAGGGCCTGCTGTCGCGGTTGTTCGAGCAATACATCAGCGTCGAGGATGATTTCGTCCGCGCTCTGTTCAGCGGCGGGGAAACCCAATTCGGCCGCGTTCTGGTCGGCGAGGACGTGTTGAGCAGCGCCCAGGCCTTGCACGTGCTGGATTACGAGCGGGCCGAAGCCATCATCGATGCGGCCACGCATATCGGCATCGGCCTGTGCTACTGTCGACACAAACGCACCCATCAGGGCCGCGCCTGCGCGGCGGAGATGGACATCTGCATGACATTCAACGGCGTGGCGGCGTCGCTGATTCGCCACGGCCAGGTGCGCCCTGTCGAGCGCGGCGAATGCAAGGAGTTGCTGCATAAGGCGCGCGAGCAGAACCTCGCCCAATTCGCCGAGAACGTCCAACAGGGCGTCAATTTCATCTGCAATTGCTGCCCCTGCTGCTGCGAGGCCATGCTCGCCCATCAGCGCTTTGGTCCCGAACACCCCATCCACACCTCCAATTTCATCGCCGCGGTGGGCGAGAACTGTTCGGGCTGCGGCCGCTGCCTGCCGGTGTGCCCCGCCAGGATCATCAGCCTGGAAACCGACCAGCCCGGTGGATACGGGCGCAAACGCGCAGTCATTGATCAAGACGCCTGTCTGGGCTGCGGCGTGTGCGCCCGCGTGTGCCGCCTGAAGGCCCTGCACATGAGCCCGCGCGCCCAGCGCGTGATTACGCCCGTCAACGCGGTGCACAAAACAGTGCTCATGGCCATCGAGCGCGGCACCTTGCAGCACCTGATTTTCGACAACCAGGTGCTGCGGAGCCACCGCGCCCTCGCCGCGCTGCTGGGCGCCATCCTTAAACTCTCCCCCGCCAAGCGCGCCCTGGCCGGCAGCCAATTGGGTTCTCGCTACCTCGAGCGGCTTTGCGCCAGAATCGATATTCTGCGCGATGAGTCGAGCAGCAGCCATAAGAGCGCCTGA
- a CDS encoding DUF2959 domain-containing protein codes for MKLRLSLLLLAGLLAGCGSMYYATMEKMGIHKRDIMVDRVKAARDSQEDAKQQFLTTMEQFRSVVHFEGGELQKSYDRLSATLQESEAKANEVSRRIRAVEHVSEALFKEWREEIKQYDSDALRRSSQRQYDTTRQRYTELMAAMKKAEARLEPALIPLRDQVLFLKHNLNAAAIAGLKNEVVMVESNVDVLVRSIEQAIAQADAFIASLDVP; via the coding sequence ATGAAGCTACGACTGTCATTGTTGCTGCTGGCAGGATTGTTGGCCGGCTGCGGCTCCATGTATTACGCAACCATGGAAAAGATGGGAATCCATAAGCGCGACATCATGGTGGATCGCGTCAAGGCCGCGCGCGATTCCCAGGAAGACGCCAAACAGCAGTTTCTCACCACCATGGAGCAGTTCAGAAGCGTGGTGCATTTCGAGGGCGGGGAGCTGCAAAAGTCCTACGACCGGCTCAGTGCGACCTTGCAGGAGAGCGAAGCCAAGGCAAATGAAGTCAGCAGGCGGATTCGTGCCGTCGAGCATGTTTCCGAGGCACTGTTCAAGGAGTGGCGCGAGGAAATCAAGCAGTATGACAGCGATGCCTTGCGTCGTTCAAGCCAGCGCCAGTATGACACCACCCGGCAGAGGTACACCGAGCTCATGGCCGCCATGAAGAAGGCCGAGGCCAGATTGGAGCCGGCCCTGATCCCTTTGCGGGATCAGGTGTTGTTTCTCAAGCACAATCTCAACGCCGCCGCCATCGCCGGGTTGAAAAATGAAGTGGTGATGGTTGAGTCGAACGTCGATGTCCTGGTGCGCTCCATCGAACAAGCCATTGCCCAGGCGGACGCCTTTATCGCCTCCCTGGATGTGCCGTGA
- a CDS encoding TAXI family TRAP transporter solute-binding subunit: protein MAEQTHRSGREAWKVALPAIGLVIFGFWVAYQFVQPAPPKHIRMATGSADGAYHKFARQYVAHLAAEGIELELVPSSGTLDNIAMLHRGEVDIAFVQSGVAADTEDKPLWSLGSLFLEPLWVFVHDSQEVALLRDFQGLRIAVGAEGSGTRPLALELLAANGIDHSNALLLDMGGDAAADRLTAGEIDAAIFVASPQADYVVHLNKTQTVRLFGFKRAAAYARLYPHLSSVVVPQGLIDLARNLPDADVELIAASANLVTTEEFHPALIDLILQTARRVHGSAGWFSDGGQFPSPDFLAFPLLKEAERFYEYGPPFLQRYLPFWAATLIDRLKVMLLPLLVLLIPLFKTLPPIYRWRIRSRIYCWYRDILAVEKQFREAGEATPQMWKELEMIDDEVRRIAVPLSYADELYDLRLHIELVRESMQTPS from the coding sequence ATGGCGGAACAGACACACAGATCGGGCCGCGAGGCGTGGAAGGTCGCTCTTCCCGCAATCGGTCTGGTTATCTTCGGCTTCTGGGTGGCCTACCAGTTTGTTCAACCCGCGCCGCCCAAGCATATCCGCATGGCGACGGGATCCGCGGATGGCGCCTATCATAAATTCGCTCGGCAGTATGTCGCCCATCTGGCCGCCGAGGGAATCGAACTCGAGTTGGTGCCGAGCAGCGGCACCCTGGACAACATCGCGATGCTCCATCGGGGCGAGGTTGACATCGCTTTTGTGCAAAGCGGCGTGGCCGCCGACACTGAAGACAAGCCGCTGTGGTCCCTCGGCAGTCTTTTTCTCGAACCGCTGTGGGTCTTTGTCCATGACTCTCAAGAGGTCGCCCTGCTCAGGGATTTTCAAGGGCTGCGCATCGCCGTCGGCGCCGAAGGCAGCGGCACCCGCCCCCTGGCATTGGAGTTGCTGGCGGCCAACGGCATCGACCATTCCAATGCGCTGCTGCTGGATATGGGCGGCGACGCGGCGGCAGATCGGCTGACGGCCGGCGAGATTGATGCGGCGATTTTCGTTGCCTCGCCGCAAGCCGACTATGTGGTTCATTTGAACAAGACGCAGACGGTGCGCTTGTTCGGTTTCAAGCGTGCCGCGGCCTACGCGCGCCTTTATCCTCATTTATCTTCCGTGGTGGTGCCGCAGGGATTGATTGATCTGGCGAGAAACCTTCCGGATGCGGATGTCGAGCTGATCGCGGCAAGCGCCAATCTGGTAACCACCGAGGAATTTCATCCGGCCCTGATTGATCTGATTCTGCAAACCGCCCGGCGGGTACACGGCAGCGCGGGATGGTTTTCGGACGGCGGGCAGTTTCCCTCCCCTGATTTTCTCGCCTTTCCGCTCCTTAAGGAAGCCGAGCGTTTTTATGAGTACGGCCCGCCCTTTCTGCAGCGTTATCTGCCGTTTTGGGCGGCGACGCTGATCGACCGTCTCAAAGTAATGCTGTTGCCGCTGCTGGTATTGCTGATTCCGCTGTTCAAGACCCTGCCGCCGATCTACCGCTGGCGGATTCGCTCACGCATCTACTGCTGGTATCGGGATATTCTCGCCGTGGAAAAGCAGTTTCGAGAAGCCGGTGAGGCAACGCCCCAAATGTGGAAGGAACTGGAAATGATTGATGACGAGGTCAGGCGGATCGCGGTACCCTTGAGCTACGCCGATGAGTTGTATGATCTGCGTTTGCATATCGAGTTGGTCCGCGAGAGCATGCAGACGCCGTCCTAA
- a CDS encoding carbon-nitrogen hydrolase family protein — protein sequence MRVACLQLSSGDRVEANLAVVSALLDEAAAKGAKLALLPEMFAFFHPDDDRKRHFAEVLARQVVLPFLADQARRHALTLIGGSLLLPGEGELLRNTCVVFSADGEQVALYDKIHLFDGDLPDRSYHESARIQPGSQPVVLDLEDWLVGLSICYDLRFPELYRHYAALGAQLLCIPSAFTVPTGQAHWELLLRARAVENQAYVLAAAQIGRHPGGRETFGHSMIVDPWGLVVAQATNQRATEGEVVLADIDLQRVHQVRKQLPALTHRRLY from the coding sequence ATGCGCGTCGCCTGCCTGCAGCTTAGTTCCGGGGATCGGGTCGAAGCCAACCTGGCCGTTGTCTCGGCGTTGCTTGACGAGGCCGCGGCCAAGGGGGCGAAGCTGGCCCTGCTTCCAGAAATGTTTGCCTTTTTCCACCCCGACGATGACCGCAAGAGACATTTTGCCGAGGTGCTCGCGCGCCAGGTGGTTCTGCCGTTTCTGGCCGACCAGGCCCGGCGTCACGCTCTGACCCTCATCGGCGGATCTTTGCTGCTGCCGGGCGAGGGCGAGTTGCTGCGCAACACCTGTGTGGTTTTCTCCGCCGACGGCGAACAAGTGGCCCTGTACGACAAAATCCACCTCTTCGATGGCGACCTGCCCGATCGCAGTTATCACGAATCGGCCCGCATTCAACCGGGCAGCCAACCGGTGGTGCTGGATCTGGAGGACTGGCTTGTGGGCCTGAGCATCTGTTACGACCTGCGTTTTCCCGAACTCTACCGTCACTATGCCGCCCTGGGTGCGCAATTGCTTTGCATTCCCTCGGCCTTCACCGTACCCACCGGCCAGGCACACTGGGAATTGCTGCTGCGGGCCCGCGCCGTGGAAAACCAGGCCTATGTCCTGGCCGCGGCCCAAATCGGTCGCCATCCCGGGGGACGCGAAACCTTCGGGCACAGCATGATTGTCGATCCCTGGGGCCTGGTGGTGGCGCAGGCCACCAATCAGCGAGCAACCGAAGGAGAGGTCGTCCTTGCCGACATCGACCTGCAACGCGTCCATCAGGTGCGCAAACAACTGCCCGCCCTGACCCATCGGCGCCTTTATTAA
- a CDS encoding LamG domain-containing protein — MKKTLFFVLGLFALVALNVNSGNAALIAQYTFDDFSLSDSSGSATAYNLTAVGAAPNLSKQAYFSDGSADNYLQVAGPGGMPDWTLSLWVNTRVIDQGTFKALFSNNIDANADFSWQIDSHNGEYRLVSRTTTNNPTIIIGAPTFDTWENIIVQKFGGNNARVFFNGDLVGLTGFNPGGLQNFRIGINRNSNQSFLGYLDNIQIWDDSQVDPWAIFQAGPGAHRVDPIPEPSTLLLLGGGLLGVAFWRRRQGRTS, encoded by the coding sequence GTGAAAAAAACATTGTTTTTTGTCCTTGGCTTGTTCGCTTTGGTGGCTCTGAATGTTAATTCCGGCAACGCGGCCCTTATCGCCCAATACACTTTTGACGACTTCTCTCTGTCGGATTCCAGCGGCTCCGCAACCGCCTACAACCTGACGGCGGTTGGCGCGGCGCCGAATCTGTCCAAGCAGGCCTATTTTTCCGATGGGTCGGCCGACAACTACCTGCAGGTGGCCGGTCCCGGCGGCATGCCGGATTGGACCCTGTCCCTGTGGGTCAACACCCGAGTCATCGATCAGGGCACCTTCAAGGCGCTGTTCAGCAACAATATCGACGCCAATGCGGATTTCTCCTGGCAGATCGACAGCCACAACGGCGAGTACCGTCTGGTGTCGCGCACAACGACGAACAACCCGACAATCATCATCGGCGCTCCGACTTTCGATACCTGGGAAAACATCATCGTGCAGAAATTCGGCGGCAATAACGCGCGGGTTTTCTTCAACGGAGATCTGGTAGGGTTGACCGGCTTCAATCCCGGTGGTCTGCAGAATTTCCGCATCGGTATCAATCGCAATTCCAATCAGTCCTTCCTGGGCTACCTCGACAACATTCAGATCTGGGACGACAGCCAGGTTGATCCCTGGGCGATTTTCCAGGCGGGGCCCGGAGCGCACCGGGTTGACCCCATCCCCGAACCCTCCACGCTGCTTCTTCTGGGCGGCGGACTGCTCGGGGTAGCGTTCTGGCGGCGTCGCCAGGGAAGAACATCCTGA